In the genome of Ictalurus punctatus breed USDA103 chromosome 3, Coco_2.0, whole genome shotgun sequence, the window GTTACAGTAGTTCAGAGAAGACTCACTTTTCTAAAATATTTGCTTTGAGCTTCTCATCAGCTTGTGCAGAAACTGTCTTCCCTTGGCTTCCctacaaataaagaaacaaatgcAACATATACAACATAAAGCTTGCTTCCAGACAAACGTTCAGTCAATACATATGACTGAATGGCATAATACATCAAATAAAATGATTCATCCTGAGGCACAGCTGGAACGACATATTTGGGccactgttctgttttttttttgtttgttttttatttagtcgtTCAGGGCTCCAGAGACAAATGAAGCTTCACCGTGGTTGGTTTACTCACACTGAGGGGAGGGGTGGGACTGAGCTGCACATCTCCCTCAATAATGAGTCGAACAGCTTCCTCCATGTCTCCTTTAGCAATAGATAATGCACTTCTGGCCTCGGTCACGCTACACTTAGGAAACATCTCCAGAAGGTGCTGTTCCTGTTCATCCCACTCTGTAATGCtcacctaaaacacacacacacacacacacacacacacacacacacacacacacacacacacacacacacttaaccaTTAATATGATTAGAAGTAATTTTTATATAGACTTGCAATGTATATTAGATAAATATGATAATTAAgcagtcccttcaggatttcGTAATTTTGCGATAGCAgtaattaacacaaaatcaagcaaatgctgcaatatttggaggaacATGCAAGTTCTTAAAATTAACATagattttcagcagatttgggccaagacacatcaCGCGACGCCATTACAACATGCACTCAGCCAAAGCAGTCTTCAAATctcgtgcgtcaaacatgagtacagctcaaaggtctcatttaccaacaaacaagACGACAAAGCAATTcagtgcaattgcaatttcgacAAATCAAGCAGTATAcagcaaaaaagcacaaaaaacctcgttttttgaaaattttgaaaaaagcctgagcaaaatcaagcatttttggccgcaacaatcacaaaaaaaagatcCAGTACGGActgattgatttaaaaacagtaaaataattaaaactatTGTCACTTGTACAAATAATATGAACCACTTCCATTGCTAACTTCCTTAACACAATCATTTTCCTCACAGCACTATATTTCACTATATCCAAGTTGCTTCATActacccctggcaaaaattatggaatcaccacacctccacagtgcttacagaccttaaccttggactttctgaaaggaaacatggccccaacaagagaATAGTCatttgaaacaatggaaaggattataaaactccttcaagcaAGAAATCCAACATGaagtgtggcaaaagatgtcGGTTGTTTCCAGTCAGCCGTGCCTAAATCTGGTGctaaaagtataaacaaaatgtataCTTTTAGACAGCAAGCATCATgatagaaaactcaaagcaatatgccttgagaattgaaaatgcacaacagaaaaaatgaaaaacaaatggtcagaaacaggagtcaatgtttgtgacagaactcTAAGAAATCAGCTGAACGAAATGGGATTTACATGTAGAAAAGCCAAACGAAAACCAGCACTGACACCTAAACAGAAGGGTACAAGGTTACAatgggctaaagagaagcaacCATGGAATATGGTTCTAAGATACGAGAATGAGAATCtcggatggacggacggacagatGACCCAAAAAGCATAATGTCTCCCACACTCAGCGGTAGTGGCACAGAAAAGGCAAAATCAAGTGAAAACCTCCAACAACCGGAGAGCCGTAAAGCTTCGTAGACGGCGATCTGAAAACTCAGATGCAAGTTAATACCTTGGCTGTGGCTCCCTCTACATGTGAGGAGTTGCTGTGGGTCTTTTGCATGGGAACTCTTTGCTCTAGTGCAGGAGTCAAGGAACAATTCCCCTCTTCTGTCTTCAACTCTGAAACAGGCAGTATTCACAGACAGTATAAACTCACACAGGTTATTATCTCAAAACTGCTCTTTGAACTGAACATGCAAAATGTATGAAGTTCTGTAATCATGCTGAATTCTCTCATGCTCAAGATCAAGCCGAAACAACAGCGCTTAAATAAATTACCTTCATTCCTTGCTGAGGCTAATTTTGAGGCCAAGCTAAACATCATTTCACAGACCTGAACACTGAGGGAAGGAAAAGTTTATTGCATAGTTGAATACATTTCCACATCTTGCTAATCGTTCATATCGTTTGCAAATGTAGCACATTGAGTCGTAACATGGTTGTAATTAGAAGTACAACAACCACGACGATTACCAATCTATGTTGGAAAATCCTGGAATGTAAGCTTCAAGCATCTCAACAAACACCTCAACGTCAAAGTTTTCTTCAGCACTTGCTTGGGAGCCCAAATCTTCCAGCACACCAGTGATGTAGGAAAGCAGCACATCGTCCAGGGTGCTGAGAGAGAATGCAGGAGAACCGTTAACACTAATGCCCTGTATGCTGCATCTGTTACTGTGTTTAAGATTTAATTAGAGGGGTAAAAGATTGCCAACTTACCTCAGATCTGCATGCATTATGTGCGATCGGACGAAGTCATACAGTGCATCATGGATAATCTTCTGTAGCTCCATCCTACCTGTTACTGATCAACATGCAGTCAAATACAGAGCACAGACAAGTTTCTGCTCAAACAACCAggtatttctaaaaaaaaataaataaaaaaaaataaataaataaaaaaagacaagttACATCACAGAATAATAGTTATATTTGTCAACAAGTACACAGTCACTTGGCAACCtatgggtttgtttgtttcttttttttctcagttcAAGATATGTTCAAAATACTAAAAAGGCGACTGCTCCATTATTAGTGAAGACAAGAAGAATGGTTGCTAGCTGGCTGGATCGCCTCCACTAGCTTCTACGTTTACTTAACATTGTACATATACATGTGAACATATTTGAAAATACGGATTATGTTTGTCTCCAGCTCAGATACAGGCCTACACTGCGGGGAAATGTCCATCATCAGCTGTACTTTGCCTTTTGTTTTCAAAACAAACCCCCCGGCTCACAGTCTAGCTAGGATGCTAGCTAACTGATTAAGAGTGGAAACAGCACCTGGTCATTTCTGCAGTATAATCAAGTATCTATTTCCGGTGGACACAACTACCGGACAGTATATAGGTTTAAAGGTAAACTGAACACTGAATTGATCTGGTGTAAGTTGAACTATCGAGCTAACAGCTAAACGAGCTCGCGTTAGCTAGTCACCCTCAGCTTCAGAAACTGGCTaacacaagcaaacaaataaacacatctgATCTCTTAACCGAGTCTGCTAGACTTACAAAACCAGCGCAGGATGGCGGCAGATATAAATCCGTTTTTTTTCTGAACCAGCAGGTTATTATATGCTGCAAGTGGAGAAATTTCTTAACCCTGCGCGCCGTGGATTGTTTCAAAATGTATGACGTCATTTCCTGTTCAATGTAAACACGCACTCGTGCCGCAGGCGAGCTGTTAAATTGATAGATTTTCTGCGATGAAGAAATAACAACTGCGgtcgtttcattttgttttgttcattttggtGATGCTTCACTTGCTAGGAATGAGTCCACAATGTTGAGGGGCAAACTAATAAACGTAAAAAATTAGCATGGTAAGTGTGAACAA includes:
- the cuedc2 gene encoding CUE domain-containing protein 2, with product MELQKIIHDALYDFVRSHIMHADLSTLDDVLLSYITGVLEDLGSQASAEENFDVEVFVEMLEAYIPGFSNIDCVQVCEMMFSLASKLASARNEELKTEEGNCSLTPALEQRVPMQKTHSNSSHVEGATAKVSITEWDEQEQHLLEMFPKCSVTEARSALSIAKGDMEEAVRLIIEGDVQLSPTPPLSGSQGKTVSAQADEKLKANILEKYMLVDSEEDKKIHRPFIPKDAPKKLVRYHGNQVVTTKGERYHLVKKDETEEMKKTYVSLKPARKYRFH